In Streptomyces sp. NBC_01717, one DNA window encodes the following:
- a CDS encoding YihY/virulence factor BrkB family protein — translation MQAANETPERPPGRLHRARVLYRNVSKRQMVWQLLKDTVNSCMEYRILGLAAEAAFFTLLSLPPLLLGLIGLLGYVDEWTNTTTVASIERNILNAAQTVLSQRGVNDFAKPLLADVTTGARPDVISIGFAIALWSGSRAVNVFIDTITVMYGLDGHRGIVKTRLLSFLLYIVALLLGAVVLPLLVVGPDRVVEFIPWGTEVISVFYWPLVILLSIAFLTTLYHVSVPVRSPWIEDVPGALVAFVMSVVGSFLLRIYLTSTVEGPTIYGSLAAPIAVLLWIGISAFAVLVGAAVNAAIDRVWPSLATAAARAANDRVRAAQAAELLARAQAENAEADWDDIDEGDTPYMPSEFPERWSRFLPPDDVRSRLRQPSRDKESAKHTSKDAEREGKGHPKPRP, via the coding sequence GTGCAGGCAGCAAATGAAACACCCGAGCGGCCACCGGGGCGGCTCCACCGGGCCCGAGTCCTCTACCGCAACGTATCCAAGCGGCAGATGGTCTGGCAGTTGCTAAAGGACACCGTCAATTCGTGCATGGAGTACCGCATCCTGGGACTCGCGGCCGAGGCGGCGTTCTTCACCCTGCTGTCGCTTCCGCCGCTGCTCCTCGGACTGATCGGACTGCTCGGTTACGTCGACGAGTGGACGAACACCACCACCGTCGCGTCCATCGAGCGCAACATCCTCAACGCGGCGCAGACGGTCCTGTCCCAGCGGGGCGTCAACGACTTCGCCAAGCCGCTCCTGGCGGACGTCACGACCGGCGCCCGCCCCGATGTCATCTCCATCGGCTTCGCGATCGCGCTCTGGTCGGGGTCCCGCGCGGTGAACGTCTTCATCGACACGATCACCGTGATGTACGGCCTCGACGGCCATCGCGGCATCGTCAAGACACGGCTGCTCTCCTTCCTGCTGTACATCGTGGCGTTGCTTCTCGGAGCGGTCGTGCTGCCGCTGCTCGTGGTCGGCCCCGACCGGGTCGTGGAGTTCATCCCGTGGGGCACGGAGGTCATAAGCGTCTTCTACTGGCCCCTGGTGATCCTGCTGTCGATCGCGTTCCTGACGACGCTCTACCACGTGTCCGTGCCGGTCCGGTCGCCGTGGATCGAGGACGTGCCGGGTGCGCTCGTGGCGTTCGTGATGTCGGTGGTCGGGAGCTTCCTGCTCCGGATCTATCTGACCAGCACGGTCGAGGGGCCGACGATCTACGGCTCGCTCGCCGCCCCGATCGCCGTGTTGCTGTGGATCGGCATCTCCGCGTTCGCGGTGCTGGTGGGGGCGGCGGTCAACGCCGCCATCGACCGGGTGTGGCCCTCGCTGGCGACGGCGGCGGCGCGTGCGGCCAACGACCGGGTACGGGCGGCCCAGGCAGCGGAGCTCCTGGCGCGGGCGCAGGCGGAGAACGCCGAGGCGGACTGGGACGACATCGACGAAGGCGACACCCCCTATATGCCGTCCGAGTTCCCGGAGCGGTGGTCGAGGTTCCTGCCGCCGGACGACGTGAGGTCCAGGCTGCGGCAGCCGAGCCGCGACAAGGAGTCGGCGAAGCACACGTCAAAGGACGCGGAGCGGGAGGGGAAGGGGCACCCGAAGCCGCGGCCGTAG
- a CDS encoding acyl-CoA dehydrogenase family protein, which produces MAATTHTVSNQVPPLVDYDVFAADRALTEAVERHLAPELLAGARDELGDLGRSAGSAQVQRWGALANEYPPKLRAHDRYGHRIDEVEFHPAWHRLLGHAVTAGLTDAWGRPGGHVRRAAGFLVWTQPEGGQGCPLSMTHAAVPALRTDPVLAAEWEPRLTSWVYEEGLRPPAQKAGVLFGMGMTEKQGGSDVRANTTRAEPLSADGEYLLTGHKWFCSAPMSDGFLVLAQAPGGLTCFLLPRVLPDGTRNAFAIQRLKDKLGNRSNASSEVEFDGTWARRVGDEGRGVRTIIEMVAATRLDCVLGSAALMRQAVAQAIHHCTYRSAFGGVLIEKPLMRNVLADLALESEAATVLALRLAAAYDADTETERAFLRIAVPTAKYWVTKRCTPLAGEALECLGGNGYVEESGMPRLLREAPLNSIWEGSGNVQALDVLRALQREPQALNAFLQEVGRARGADHRLDGAIKDMLTELADLNGIEARARRLVERMALVLQGSLLVRWAPPEVADAFCASRLGGDWGSAFGTLPHSLDLASIVERARPVAR; this is translated from the coding sequence ATGGCTGCCACCACCCACACAGTGTCCAACCAGGTCCCGCCCCTGGTCGACTACGACGTCTTCGCCGCGGACCGTGCGCTCACCGAGGCCGTCGAGCGGCACCTCGCACCGGAGCTGCTCGCCGGTGCACGCGACGAGCTCGGCGACCTGGGCCGGTCCGCCGGGTCCGCGCAGGTCCAGCGGTGGGGTGCGCTGGCGAACGAGTACCCGCCGAAACTGCGTGCCCATGACCGGTACGGGCATCGCATCGACGAAGTGGAGTTCCATCCGGCCTGGCACCGGCTGCTGGGGCACGCGGTCACCGCTGGGCTGACCGATGCCTGGGGCCGACCGGGCGGTCATGTGCGGCGCGCCGCCGGATTCCTGGTGTGGACGCAGCCCGAGGGCGGGCAAGGCTGCCCGCTGTCGATGACGCATGCGGCGGTGCCCGCGCTGCGGACCGACCCGGTGCTGGCCGCCGAGTGGGAGCCGCGCCTGACGTCGTGGGTGTACGAGGAGGGACTGCGGCCCCCCGCGCAGAAGGCCGGGGTGCTCTTCGGAATGGGCATGACGGAGAAGCAGGGCGGCTCCGACGTGCGGGCCAACACGACGCGGGCCGAGCCGCTGTCGGCCGACGGCGAGTATCTGCTGACCGGGCACAAGTGGTTCTGTTCGGCGCCGATGTCCGACGGCTTCCTGGTGCTGGCGCAGGCGCCCGGCGGGCTGACGTGCTTCCTGCTGCCCCGGGTGCTGCCGGACGGCACCCGCAACGCGTTCGCGATCCAGCGCCTCAAGGACAAACTGGGCAACCGGTCCAACGCGTCGAGCGAGGTCGAGTTCGACGGGACGTGGGCGCGCCGGGTCGGTGACGAGGGGCGCGGGGTGCGCACCATCATCGAGATGGTCGCCGCGACCCGGCTGGACTGTGTGCTCGGCTCGGCGGCGCTGATGCGGCAGGCGGTGGCGCAGGCGATCCACCACTGCACGTACCGCAGCGCGTTCGGCGGGGTGCTGATCGAGAAGCCGCTGATGCGCAATGTGCTGGCCGATCTGGCGCTGGAGTCGGAGGCGGCGACGGTGCTGGCGCTGCGGCTGGCCGCCGCGTACGACGCCGATACGGAGACGGAGCGGGCCTTCCTGCGGATCGCGGTGCCGACGGCGAAGTACTGGGTGACGAAGCGGTGCACACCGTTGGCCGGCGAGGCGCTGGAGTGTCTGGGCGGCAATGGTTACGTCGAGGAGTCCGGGATGCCGCGGCTGCTGCGCGAGGCGCCGCTCAACTCGATCTGGGAGGGCTCGGGGAACGTACAGGCGCTGGATGTCCTGCGGGCGCTGCAGCGCGAGCCGCAGGCGCTGAACGCGTTCCTGCAGGAGGTCGGCAGGGCACGCGGCGCGGATCACCGGCTGGACGGGGCGATCAAGGACATGCTGACCGAGCTGGCCGATCTGAACGGGATCGAGGCGCGGGCCCGGCGCCTCGTCGAGCGGATGGCGCTGGTGCTGCAGGGTTCGCTGCTGGTGCGCTGGGCGCCGCCGGAGGTGGCCGACGCGTTCTGTGCGTCACGGCTGGGCGGGGACTGGGGTTCGGCGTTCGGCACGCTGCCGCACAGCCTGGACCTGGCCTCGATCGTGGAGCGAGCCCGGCCCGTCGCGCGCTGA
- a CDS encoding GAF domain-containing protein, producing the protein METSPVEVTRLAALGSDRATHLLHKAREAKLAGDRPPVAPRAEIGASWDRVLRSGIDPEQSTQSVLLETDEIEHRRRSSALGEVMPLLSDGLVSIADTAQQIMVVTDTEGRVLWRQGNPGVLRRADSICLEEGASWAETITGTNAIGTALASRAPVQVHSSEHFVRSLHSWTCAATPVRDPRDGRLIGIVDISGPATTFHPMTLALVGSVARLAENEIRTRHLVAVDRLRSVAAPLLARLGGRALAVDPHGWLAAVTGMPPVDRLPLPKSLQAGRVWLPSLGMCRVEPLPGGWLVQVTDEPSDAPPRRVVLDLGRPPGLTVTVTGPVGSSTQRLSPRHAELLYALALHPEGRTASELAEDIFGDATRTVTVRAEISRLRRHLAEVLANRPYRFGEGVAVEVIHPEHPGDLLPRSTAPVVVRARTTA; encoded by the coding sequence GTGGAGACAAGTCCGGTCGAGGTGACACGGCTGGCCGCCCTGGGTTCGGACCGGGCCACCCACTTACTCCACAAGGCCCGGGAGGCGAAGCTCGCCGGCGACCGTCCGCCCGTCGCACCACGGGCCGAGATCGGTGCCTCCTGGGATCGGGTGCTGCGCAGCGGCATCGACCCCGAGCAGTCCACCCAGAGTGTGCTGCTGGAGACGGACGAGATCGAGCACCGGCGCCGCAGTTCCGCGCTGGGTGAGGTGATGCCGCTGCTCAGCGACGGTCTGGTCTCCATCGCCGACACCGCGCAGCAGATCATGGTCGTCACCGATACCGAGGGCCGGGTGCTGTGGCGGCAGGGCAATCCGGGGGTGCTGCGCCGGGCCGACAGTATCTGTCTGGAGGAGGGCGCGTCCTGGGCCGAGACGATCACGGGCACGAACGCCATCGGTACGGCGCTCGCCTCGCGCGCCCCGGTCCAGGTCCACTCGTCGGAGCACTTCGTCCGCAGTCTGCACTCCTGGACGTGTGCGGCGACCCCGGTCCGTGACCCGCGCGACGGCCGGCTGATCGGCATCGTCGACATCAGCGGCCCCGCGACCACGTTCCATCCGATGACGCTGGCACTGGTCGGTTCGGTGGCCCGGCTCGCCGAGAACGAGATCCGGACCCGGCATCTGGTCGCGGTCGACCGGCTGCGTTCGGTTGCGGCGCCGCTCCTCGCCCGGCTGGGCGGCCGGGCGCTGGCGGTGGACCCGCACGGCTGGCTGGCCGCCGTCACCGGAATGCCGCCGGTCGACCGGCTGCCGCTGCCGAAGTCGCTGCAGGCCGGCCGGGTGTGGCTGCCGTCGCTCGGTATGTGCCGGGTGGAGCCGCTGCCCGGCGGCTGGCTGGTGCAGGTGACGGACGAGCCGTCGGATGCGCCGCCGCGCCGGGTGGTCCTCGATCTGGGCCGGCCGCCCGGCCTCACGGTCACGGTGACGGGCCCGGTCGGCTCGTCGACCCAGCGGCTCTCGCCGCGCCATGCCGAGCTGCTGTACGCGCTGGCGCTGCACCCCGAGGGACGTACGGCATCGGAGCTGGCGGAGGACATCTTCGGCGATGCGACCCGGACGGTGACGGTGCGGGCGGAGATCTCACGGCTGCGACGCCATCTGGCCGAGGTGCTGGCGAACCGGCCGTACCGCTTCGGTGAGGGCGTCGCTGTGGAGGTGATCCATCCGGAACACCCGGGCGATCTGCTGCCGCGCTCGACGGCGCCGGTGGTGGTCAGGGCCCGTACGACGGCGTGA
- a CDS encoding GNAT family N-acetyltransferase, with protein MNNPEPAPAAAEVTIWSLEQTSPDDLRPAAAPEGDVRIVRSAVPLPEFSRFLYTAVGGDIQWTDRLSMTYAEWQEALDRPGAETWVAYENGTPAGYIELDPQDDGVVEIMYFGLIPAFRGRRIGGHLLAYGAARAWDLAERWPERPPTKRVWLHTCSKDGPHAMDNYLRRGFRLFDTKVELEADVATPGPWPGAAR; from the coding sequence ATGAACAACCCTGAGCCCGCGCCTGCCGCCGCCGAGGTGACCATCTGGTCCCTGGAACAGACCTCCCCCGACGACCTGCGGCCCGCCGCGGCCCCCGAGGGTGACGTCCGGATCGTCCGGTCGGCGGTGCCGCTGCCGGAGTTCAGCCGCTTCCTGTACACGGCGGTCGGCGGTGACATCCAGTGGACCGACCGGCTCTCGATGACGTACGCCGAGTGGCAGGAGGCCCTGGACCGGCCCGGGGCGGAGACCTGGGTGGCGTACGAGAACGGGACCCCGGCCGGTTACATCGAGCTGGACCCGCAGGACGACGGCGTGGTCGAGATCATGTACTTCGGCCTGATCCCGGCTTTCCGGGGGCGCCGGATCGGCGGTCACCTTCTCGCGTACGGGGCCGCGCGCGCCTGGGACCTGGCGGAGCGCTGGCCGGAGCGGCCGCCGACGAAGCGGGTGTGGCTGCACACCTGCTCCAAGGACGGCCCGCACGCCATGGACAACTATCTGCGCCGCGGGTTCAGGCTCTTCGACACCAAGGTCGAGCTGGAGGCGGACGTGGCGACGCCGGGGCCGTGGCCCGGCGCGGCCCGGTAG